One segment of Triticum aestivum cultivar Chinese Spring chromosome 2A, IWGSC CS RefSeq v2.1, whole genome shotgun sequence DNA contains the following:
- the LOC123187416 gene encoding transcription factor TGA2.1, with translation MADASSRTDNSTVLDNDGKIYRLEQGQSGGAIMASNSSDRSDRSDKPLDQKTLRRLAQNREAARKSRLRKKSYVQQLESSKLKLAQLEQELQKARQQGIFISSSGDQTHAMSGNGAMTFDLEYTRWLEDQNKQINELRTAVNAHASDSDLRLIVDGIMGHYDEIFKVKGVAAKADVFHILSGMWKTPAERCFLWLGGFRPSELLKLLVNHLEPLTEQQMLGLTNLQQSSQQAEDALSQGMEALQQSLAETLAGSLGSSAGSSGNVANYMGQMAMAMGKLGTLENFLRQADNLRQQTLHQMQRILTIRQASRALLAIHDYFSRLRALSSLWLARPRE, from the exons ATGGCAGATGCTAGCTCAAGGACTGACAACTCAACTGTTCTAGACAACGACGGCAAGATCTATAGG TTAGAACAAGGACAAAGTGGTGGGGCAATCATGGCTTCTAATTCTTCGGATAGGTCTGACAGGTCCGACAAACCCTTGGACCAAAag ACATTGCGTCGTCTTGCTCAAAATCGTGAGGCTGCAAGGAAAAGTCGATTGAGGAAGAAG TCATATGTGCAACAGCTAGAAAGCAGCAAGCTGAAGCTTGCACAACTAGAGCAGGAGCTCCAGAAAGCTCGTCAGCAG GGAATCTTCATTTCTAGCTCCGGAGACCAGACCCATGCCATGAGTGGAAATG GGGCAATGACTTTCGACCTAGAATACACTAGATGGCTTGAGGACCAAAACAAGCAAATCAATGAGTTGAGGACTGCAGTTAATGCTCATGCAAGTGACAGTGACCTGCGCCTTATCGTAGATGGGATAATGGGGCATTATGATGAAATATTTAAGGTCAAAGGTGTAGCTGCCAAGGCTGATGTGTTCCATATACTGTCAGGCATGTGGAAGACGCCTGCCGAAAGGTGCTTCCTGTGGCTTGGGGGTTTCCGTCCATCCGAGCTCTTAAAG CTGCTGGTGAATCATCTGGAGCCGCTAACCGAGCAGCAGATGTTGGGATTGACCAACCTCCAGCAATCTTCCCAGCAGGCAGAGGATGCATTGTCACAAGGAATGGAAGCATTGCAGCAATCACTGGCGGAGACTTTGGCTGGATCTCTGGGTTCCTCCGCTGGCTCTTCAGGGAATGTTGCAAACTACATGGGTCAGATGGCCATGGCCATGGGCAAGCTTGGAACGCTCGAGAACTTTCTTCGCCAG GCCGACAACCTGCGACAGCAGACCTTGCATCAGATGCAGCGGATCCTGACGATCCGTCAGGCCTCCCGCGCCCTTTTGGCTATACATGACTACTTCTCGCGTTTGCGCGCGCTGAGCTCTCTGTGGCTTGCTAGGCCCAGGGAATAA